A window from Triticum aestivum cultivar Chinese Spring chromosome 6D, IWGSC CS RefSeq v2.1, whole genome shotgun sequence encodes these proteins:
- the LOC123143471 gene encoding putative pentatricopeptide repeat-containing protein At1g19290 isoform X3 — protein sequence MLQRCRLLRPVSFRRRPIHSSAPPQADGEVGAATDPTLLGRLTRLLLLHRFPAVSRLLSSSPLTHALLHAALRRVRLDPDAALHLFRLAPYRPSLLAHAQLLHILAHARRLPAARDLVASLLSARSSSAAPSLFPHLAEVYKDFSFSAASFDLLLRAHADAGQLTDALHVFDEMGKFGCRRTLRSCNRLLNQLVQAGDVGTAVAVFEQMRCDGTLPDEFTVAIMAKAYCRDGRVTQAVDFVQDMERMGVEVNLVAYHAVMDGYCGVGQTEAARRVLLSLESKGLSPNVVTYTLLVKGYCKEGRMEEAERVVREMTENEKIVVDEVAYGAVINGYCQRGRMEDANRVRAEMIDVGLQVNLFVYNTLINGYCKLGRMVEVEELLQEMEDRGVRLDKYSYNTLVDGYCRNGSMNKAFGTCDMMVRNGFAGTTLTYNTLLNGFCSCGAIDDALKLWFLMLKRGVAPNEISCSTLLDGFFKAGKTEKALNLWKETLARGLGRNVVTINTVINGLCKIRRMVEAEELFGRMKEWRCPADSLTYRTLIDGYCKIGDLDRATQIRVDMEHLGFVPSVEMFNSFITGFFVARQSGKVNDIVVEMTAKGLSPNTVTYGALIAGWCNEGNLHDAYNLYFEMVEKGLAPNLFICSALVSCFYRQGKVDEANLVLQKLVGTNMIPDCSASTLDIGKVAHVIESLAGGNHQSAKIMWNIVIFGLCKLGRVSDARNLFEDLKVKGFVPDNYTYSSLIHGCSASGFVDVAFGLRDAMLGVGLTPNIVTYNSLIYGLCKSGNVQRAVSLFSKLQSKGMSPNAITYNTLIDGHCKDGNTTEAFKLKQKMIEQGIQPNVFTYSILIHGLCTQGYMEEAIKLLDQMIENNVDPNYVTYWTLIQGYVRCGNMKEISKLYNEMHIRGLLPANDVGQL from the exons ATGCTCCAGAGATGCCGCTTACTCCGGCCTGTTTCCTTCCGCCGCCGCCCCATCCACTCCTCCGCTCCGCCCCAAGCCGACGGCGAGGTCGGCGCCGCGACCGACCCCACTCTACTGGGCCGTCtcactcgcctcctcctcctccaccgcttCCCCGCCGTTtcccgcctcctctcctcctccccgctCACACACGCACTCCtccacgccgccctccgccgcgtccGCCTCGACCCGGACGCCGCCCTCCACCTCTTCCGCCTTGCTCCGTACCGCCCGTCCCTCctcgcccacgcccagctcctccACATCCTCGCCCACGCCCGCCGCCTGCCCGCCGCGCGTGACCTCGTCGCCTCGCTCCTCTCCGCCCGCTCCAGCTCCGCAGCCCCGTCCCTCTTCCCCCACCTCGCCGAGGTGTACAAAGACTTCTCCTTCTCCGCCGCCTCCTTCGACCTGCTCCTCCGAGCCCACGCAGACGCTGGCCAGCTTACCGACGCCCTCCACGTGTTCGATGAAATGGGGAAGTTTGGGTGCCGTCGCACCCTGCGATCCTGCAACCGCCTGCTTAACCAGCTAGTGCAGGCTGGGGATGTGGGCACCGCGGTGGCTGTGTTTGAGCAGATGCGGTGCGATGGTACCCTGCCGGACGAGTTCACGGTGGCCATCATGGCGAAGGCATACTGCAGGGATGGGAGGGTGACACAGGCAGTGGATTTCGTGCAGGACATGGAGAGGATGGGCGTGGAGGTGAACCTGGTGGCATATCATGCGGTTATGGATGGGTATTGCGGAGTAGGACAGACCGAGGCTGCGAGAAGGGTTTTGCTGTCACTGGAGTCTAAGGGTCTGTCACCGAATGTGGTGACATATACCTTACTTGTAAAGGGTTACTGCAAGGAggggaggatggaggaggctgaGAGGGTTGTAAGGGAAATGACAGAAAATGAGAAGATTGTGGTTGACGAGGTAGCCTATGGTGCGGTGATCAATGGCTATTGCCAAAGGGGAAGAATGGAAGATGCCAACAGGGTAAGAGCTGAGATGATTGATGTCGGACTGCAGGTTAATTTGTTTGTGTACAACACACTGATCAATGGATATTGCAAGTTGGGGAGGATGGTTGAAGTAGAGGAACTTTTACAGGAAATGGAGGATAGAGGGGTGCGTCTGGATAAATATAGTTACAATACTCTAGTAGATGGGTATTGCAGAAATGGTTCCATGAACAAGGCATTTGGAACCTGTGATATGATGGTAAGGAATGGGTTCGCAGGGACAACACTAACATATAACACGCTATTGAATGGTTTTTGCTCGTGTGGTGCTATTGATGATGCACTTAAATTGTGGTTCTTGATGTTGAAGAGGGGAGTAGCGCCTAATGAAATTAGCTGTAGCACACTGTTGGATGGTTTCTTCAAAGCAGGTAAAACCGAGAAGGCCTTGAACCTTTGGAAGGAAACCTTAGCAAGGGGTTTGGGGAGAAACGTGGTTACAATTAACACGGTTATTAATGGGTTGTGTAAGATTAGGAGGATGGTTGAAGCAGAGGAGCTATTTGGTAGGATGAAGGAATGGAGGTGTCCTGCTGACAGCTTGACTTACAGAACACTAATTGATGGTTACTGTAAAATAGGTGACCTGGATAGAGCTACTCAAATTAGGGTTGACATGGAACATTTAGGCTTTGTTCCTTCAGTTGAAATGTTCAATTCTTTCATAACCGGATTCTTTGTAGCTaggcaaagtggcaaggtgaatgaTATCGTTGTTGAAATGACTGCAAAGGGACTTTCTCCTAATACAGTCACTTATGGAGCCCTGATAGCTGGATGGTGTAATGAGGGCAATCTGCATGATGCCTATAATTTGTATTTTGAAATGGTCGAGAAAGGTCTGGCTCCAAATCTCTTCATCTGCAGTGCTTTAGTGAGCTGTTTCTATAGACAGGGAAAGGTTGATGAGGCAAATTTGGTGTTGCAAAAGCTTGTCGGTACAAACATGATTCCAGACTGCAGTGCAAGCACGCTTGATATTGGTAAAGTAGCACATGTCATTGAATCTCTTGCTGGTGGAAATCACCAGTCTGCAAAAATTATGTGGAACATTGTTATTTTTGGGCTGTGCAAATTGGGTAGAGTTTCAGATGCTAGAAATTTGTTTGAGGATCTGAAAGTAAAGGGATTCGTTCCTGATAACTACACTTATTCTAGCCTCATTCATGGTTGCTCTGCCTCAGGTTTTGTCGATGTAGCTTTTGGCCTGAGGGATGCGATGTTGGGCGTCGGTCTTACTCCAAATATTGTAACATACAATTCTCTCATCTATGGCCTCTGCAAGTCTGGGAATGTTCAAAGGGCAGTTAGTCTTTTCAGTAAGTTGCAATCAAAGGGTATGTCCCCTAATGCTATCACCTATAATACCCTGATTGATGGACATTGCAAGGATGGTAATACAACTGAAGCCTTCAAGTTAAAACAAAAGATGATCGAGCAAGGTATTCAGCCTAATGTATTCACCTATTCTATACTGATCCATGGTCTCTGTACTCAAGGGTATATGGAAGAAGCAATCAAGCTTCTGGATCAAATGATTGAGAATAATGTGGATCCAAATTATGTTACATATTGGACACTGATTCAAGGTTATGTTCGGTGTGGTAATATGAAAGAGATTTCCAAGCTTTACAATGAGATGCATATCCGTGGACTTCTGCCTGCCAATG ATGTTGGTCAGTTATGA
- the LOC123143471 gene encoding putative pentatricopeptide repeat-containing protein At1g19290 isoform X1 yields MLQRCRLLRPVSFRRRPIHSSAPPQADGEVGAATDPTLLGRLTRLLLLHRFPAVSRLLSSSPLTHALLHAALRRVRLDPDAALHLFRLAPYRPSLLAHAQLLHILAHARRLPAARDLVASLLSARSSSAAPSLFPHLAEVYKDFSFSAASFDLLLRAHADAGQLTDALHVFDEMGKFGCRRTLRSCNRLLNQLVQAGDVGTAVAVFEQMRCDGTLPDEFTVAIMAKAYCRDGRVTQAVDFVQDMERMGVEVNLVAYHAVMDGYCGVGQTEAARRVLLSLESKGLSPNVVTYTLLVKGYCKEGRMEEAERVVREMTENEKIVVDEVAYGAVINGYCQRGRMEDANRVRAEMIDVGLQVNLFVYNTLINGYCKLGRMVEVEELLQEMEDRGVRLDKYSYNTLVDGYCRNGSMNKAFGTCDMMVRNGFAGTTLTYNTLLNGFCSCGAIDDALKLWFLMLKRGVAPNEISCSTLLDGFFKAGKTEKALNLWKETLARGLGRNVVTINTVINGLCKIRRMVEAEELFGRMKEWRCPADSLTYRTLIDGYCKIGDLDRATQIRVDMEHLGFVPSVEMFNSFITGFFVARQSGKVNDIVVEMTAKGLSPNTVTYGALIAGWCNEGNLHDAYNLYFEMVEKGLAPNLFICSALVSCFYRQGKVDEANLVLQKLVGTNMIPDCSASTLDIGKVAHVIESLAGGNHQSAKIMWNIVIFGLCKLGRVSDARNLFEDLKVKGFVPDNYTYSSLIHGCSASGFVDVAFGLRDAMLGVGLTPNIVTYNSLIYGLCKSGNVQRAVSLFSKLQSKGMSPNAITYNTLIDGHCKDGNTTEAFKLKQKMIEQGIQPNVFTYSILIHGLCTQGYMEEAIKLLDQMIENNVDPNYVTYWTLIQGYVRCGNMKEISKLYNEMHIRGLLPANGTGHVKHADPVVICKQPECKYGQC; encoded by the coding sequence ATGCTCCAGAGATGCCGCTTACTCCGGCCTGTTTCCTTCCGCCGCCGCCCCATCCACTCCTCCGCTCCGCCCCAAGCCGACGGCGAGGTCGGCGCCGCGACCGACCCCACTCTACTGGGCCGTCtcactcgcctcctcctcctccaccgcttCCCCGCCGTTtcccgcctcctctcctcctccccgctCACACACGCACTCCtccacgccgccctccgccgcgtccGCCTCGACCCGGACGCCGCCCTCCACCTCTTCCGCCTTGCTCCGTACCGCCCGTCCCTCctcgcccacgcccagctcctccACATCCTCGCCCACGCCCGCCGCCTGCCCGCCGCGCGTGACCTCGTCGCCTCGCTCCTCTCCGCCCGCTCCAGCTCCGCAGCCCCGTCCCTCTTCCCCCACCTCGCCGAGGTGTACAAAGACTTCTCCTTCTCCGCCGCCTCCTTCGACCTGCTCCTCCGAGCCCACGCAGACGCTGGCCAGCTTACCGACGCCCTCCACGTGTTCGATGAAATGGGGAAGTTTGGGTGCCGTCGCACCCTGCGATCCTGCAACCGCCTGCTTAACCAGCTAGTGCAGGCTGGGGATGTGGGCACCGCGGTGGCTGTGTTTGAGCAGATGCGGTGCGATGGTACCCTGCCGGACGAGTTCACGGTGGCCATCATGGCGAAGGCATACTGCAGGGATGGGAGGGTGACACAGGCAGTGGATTTCGTGCAGGACATGGAGAGGATGGGCGTGGAGGTGAACCTGGTGGCATATCATGCGGTTATGGATGGGTATTGCGGAGTAGGACAGACCGAGGCTGCGAGAAGGGTTTTGCTGTCACTGGAGTCTAAGGGTCTGTCACCGAATGTGGTGACATATACCTTACTTGTAAAGGGTTACTGCAAGGAggggaggatggaggaggctgaGAGGGTTGTAAGGGAAATGACAGAAAATGAGAAGATTGTGGTTGACGAGGTAGCCTATGGTGCGGTGATCAATGGCTATTGCCAAAGGGGAAGAATGGAAGATGCCAACAGGGTAAGAGCTGAGATGATTGATGTCGGACTGCAGGTTAATTTGTTTGTGTACAACACACTGATCAATGGATATTGCAAGTTGGGGAGGATGGTTGAAGTAGAGGAACTTTTACAGGAAATGGAGGATAGAGGGGTGCGTCTGGATAAATATAGTTACAATACTCTAGTAGATGGGTATTGCAGAAATGGTTCCATGAACAAGGCATTTGGAACCTGTGATATGATGGTAAGGAATGGGTTCGCAGGGACAACACTAACATATAACACGCTATTGAATGGTTTTTGCTCGTGTGGTGCTATTGATGATGCACTTAAATTGTGGTTCTTGATGTTGAAGAGGGGAGTAGCGCCTAATGAAATTAGCTGTAGCACACTGTTGGATGGTTTCTTCAAAGCAGGTAAAACCGAGAAGGCCTTGAACCTTTGGAAGGAAACCTTAGCAAGGGGTTTGGGGAGAAACGTGGTTACAATTAACACGGTTATTAATGGGTTGTGTAAGATTAGGAGGATGGTTGAAGCAGAGGAGCTATTTGGTAGGATGAAGGAATGGAGGTGTCCTGCTGACAGCTTGACTTACAGAACACTAATTGATGGTTACTGTAAAATAGGTGACCTGGATAGAGCTACTCAAATTAGGGTTGACATGGAACATTTAGGCTTTGTTCCTTCAGTTGAAATGTTCAATTCTTTCATAACCGGATTCTTTGTAGCTaggcaaagtggcaaggtgaatgaTATCGTTGTTGAAATGACTGCAAAGGGACTTTCTCCTAATACAGTCACTTATGGAGCCCTGATAGCTGGATGGTGTAATGAGGGCAATCTGCATGATGCCTATAATTTGTATTTTGAAATGGTCGAGAAAGGTCTGGCTCCAAATCTCTTCATCTGCAGTGCTTTAGTGAGCTGTTTCTATAGACAGGGAAAGGTTGATGAGGCAAATTTGGTGTTGCAAAAGCTTGTCGGTACAAACATGATTCCAGACTGCAGTGCAAGCACGCTTGATATTGGTAAAGTAGCACATGTCATTGAATCTCTTGCTGGTGGAAATCACCAGTCTGCAAAAATTATGTGGAACATTGTTATTTTTGGGCTGTGCAAATTGGGTAGAGTTTCAGATGCTAGAAATTTGTTTGAGGATCTGAAAGTAAAGGGATTCGTTCCTGATAACTACACTTATTCTAGCCTCATTCATGGTTGCTCTGCCTCAGGTTTTGTCGATGTAGCTTTTGGCCTGAGGGATGCGATGTTGGGCGTCGGTCTTACTCCAAATATTGTAACATACAATTCTCTCATCTATGGCCTCTGCAAGTCTGGGAATGTTCAAAGGGCAGTTAGTCTTTTCAGTAAGTTGCAATCAAAGGGTATGTCCCCTAATGCTATCACCTATAATACCCTGATTGATGGACATTGCAAGGATGGTAATACAACTGAAGCCTTCAAGTTAAAACAAAAGATGATCGAGCAAGGTATTCAGCCTAATGTATTCACCTATTCTATACTGATCCATGGTCTCTGTACTCAAGGGTATATGGAAGAAGCAATCAAGCTTCTGGATCAAATGATTGAGAATAATGTGGATCCAAATTATGTTACATATTGGACACTGATTCAAGGTTATGTTCGGTGTGGTAATATGAAAGAGATTTCCAAGCTTTACAATGAGATGCATATCCGTGGACTTCTGCCTGCCAATGGTACTGGACATGTAAAACATGCAGATCCTGTTGTAATTTGTAAACAGCCAGAATGTAAATATGGACAGTGCTAA
- the LOC123143471 gene encoding putative pentatricopeptide repeat-containing protein At1g19290 isoform X2 gives MLQRCRLLRPVSFRRRPIHSSAPPQADGEVGAATDPTLLGRLTRLLLLHRFPAVSRLLSSSPLTHALLHAALRRVRLDPDAALHLFRLAPYRPSLLAHAQLLHILAHARRLPAARDLVASLLSARSSSAAPSLFPHLAEVYKDFSFSAASFDLLLRAHADAGQLTDALHVFDEMGKFGCRRTLRSCNRLLNQLVQAGDVGTAVAVFEQMRCDGTLPDEFTVAIMAKAYCRDGRVTQAVDFVQDMERMGVEVNLVAYHAVMDGYCGVGQTEAARRVLLSLESKGLSPNVVTYTLLVKGYCKEGRMEEAERVVREMTENEKIVVDEVAYGAVINGYCQRGRMEDANRVRAEMIDVGLQVNLFVYNTLINGYCKLGRMVEVEELLQEMEDRGVRLDKYSYNTLVDGYCRNGSMNKAFGTCDMMVRNGFAGTTLTYNTLLNGFCSCGAIDDALKLWFLMLKRGVAPNEISCSTLLDGFFKAGKTEKALNLWKETLARGLGRNVVTINTVINGLCKIRRMVEAEELFGRMKEWRCPADSLTYRTLIDGYCKIGDLDRATQIRVDMEHLGFVPSVEMFNSFITGFFVARQSGKVNDIVVEMTAKGLSPNTVTYGALIAGWCNEGNLHDAYNLYFEMVEKGLAPNLFICSALVSCFYRQGKVDEANLVLQKLVGTNMIPDCSASTLDIGKVAHVIESLAGGNHQSAKIMWNIVIFGLCKLGRVSDARNLFEDLKVKGFVPDNYTYSSLIHGCSASGFVDVAFGLRDAMLGVGLTPNIVTYNSLIYGLCKSGNVQRAVSLFSKLQSKGMSPNAITYNTLIDGHCKDGNTTEAFKLKQKMIEQGIQPNVFTYSILIHGLCTQGYMEEAIKLLDQMIENNVDPNYVTYWTLIQGYVRCGNMKEISKLYNEMHIRGLLPANGHCLERF, from the exons ATGCTCCAGAGATGCCGCTTACTCCGGCCTGTTTCCTTCCGCCGCCGCCCCATCCACTCCTCCGCTCCGCCCCAAGCCGACGGCGAGGTCGGCGCCGCGACCGACCCCACTCTACTGGGCCGTCtcactcgcctcctcctcctccaccgcttCCCCGCCGTTtcccgcctcctctcctcctccccgctCACACACGCACTCCtccacgccgccctccgccgcgtccGCCTCGACCCGGACGCCGCCCTCCACCTCTTCCGCCTTGCTCCGTACCGCCCGTCCCTCctcgcccacgcccagctcctccACATCCTCGCCCACGCCCGCCGCCTGCCCGCCGCGCGTGACCTCGTCGCCTCGCTCCTCTCCGCCCGCTCCAGCTCCGCAGCCCCGTCCCTCTTCCCCCACCTCGCCGAGGTGTACAAAGACTTCTCCTTCTCCGCCGCCTCCTTCGACCTGCTCCTCCGAGCCCACGCAGACGCTGGCCAGCTTACCGACGCCCTCCACGTGTTCGATGAAATGGGGAAGTTTGGGTGCCGTCGCACCCTGCGATCCTGCAACCGCCTGCTTAACCAGCTAGTGCAGGCTGGGGATGTGGGCACCGCGGTGGCTGTGTTTGAGCAGATGCGGTGCGATGGTACCCTGCCGGACGAGTTCACGGTGGCCATCATGGCGAAGGCATACTGCAGGGATGGGAGGGTGACACAGGCAGTGGATTTCGTGCAGGACATGGAGAGGATGGGCGTGGAGGTGAACCTGGTGGCATATCATGCGGTTATGGATGGGTATTGCGGAGTAGGACAGACCGAGGCTGCGAGAAGGGTTTTGCTGTCACTGGAGTCTAAGGGTCTGTCACCGAATGTGGTGACATATACCTTACTTGTAAAGGGTTACTGCAAGGAggggaggatggaggaggctgaGAGGGTTGTAAGGGAAATGACAGAAAATGAGAAGATTGTGGTTGACGAGGTAGCCTATGGTGCGGTGATCAATGGCTATTGCCAAAGGGGAAGAATGGAAGATGCCAACAGGGTAAGAGCTGAGATGATTGATGTCGGACTGCAGGTTAATTTGTTTGTGTACAACACACTGATCAATGGATATTGCAAGTTGGGGAGGATGGTTGAAGTAGAGGAACTTTTACAGGAAATGGAGGATAGAGGGGTGCGTCTGGATAAATATAGTTACAATACTCTAGTAGATGGGTATTGCAGAAATGGTTCCATGAACAAGGCATTTGGAACCTGTGATATGATGGTAAGGAATGGGTTCGCAGGGACAACACTAACATATAACACGCTATTGAATGGTTTTTGCTCGTGTGGTGCTATTGATGATGCACTTAAATTGTGGTTCTTGATGTTGAAGAGGGGAGTAGCGCCTAATGAAATTAGCTGTAGCACACTGTTGGATGGTTTCTTCAAAGCAGGTAAAACCGAGAAGGCCTTGAACCTTTGGAAGGAAACCTTAGCAAGGGGTTTGGGGAGAAACGTGGTTACAATTAACACGGTTATTAATGGGTTGTGTAAGATTAGGAGGATGGTTGAAGCAGAGGAGCTATTTGGTAGGATGAAGGAATGGAGGTGTCCTGCTGACAGCTTGACTTACAGAACACTAATTGATGGTTACTGTAAAATAGGTGACCTGGATAGAGCTACTCAAATTAGGGTTGACATGGAACATTTAGGCTTTGTTCCTTCAGTTGAAATGTTCAATTCTTTCATAACCGGATTCTTTGTAGCTaggcaaagtggcaaggtgaatgaTATCGTTGTTGAAATGACTGCAAAGGGACTTTCTCCTAATACAGTCACTTATGGAGCCCTGATAGCTGGATGGTGTAATGAGGGCAATCTGCATGATGCCTATAATTTGTATTTTGAAATGGTCGAGAAAGGTCTGGCTCCAAATCTCTTCATCTGCAGTGCTTTAGTGAGCTGTTTCTATAGACAGGGAAAGGTTGATGAGGCAAATTTGGTGTTGCAAAAGCTTGTCGGTACAAACATGATTCCAGACTGCAGTGCAAGCACGCTTGATATTGGTAAAGTAGCACATGTCATTGAATCTCTTGCTGGTGGAAATCACCAGTCTGCAAAAATTATGTGGAACATTGTTATTTTTGGGCTGTGCAAATTGGGTAGAGTTTCAGATGCTAGAAATTTGTTTGAGGATCTGAAAGTAAAGGGATTCGTTCCTGATAACTACACTTATTCTAGCCTCATTCATGGTTGCTCTGCCTCAGGTTTTGTCGATGTAGCTTTTGGCCTGAGGGATGCGATGTTGGGCGTCGGTCTTACTCCAAATATTGTAACATACAATTCTCTCATCTATGGCCTCTGCAAGTCTGGGAATGTTCAAAGGGCAGTTAGTCTTTTCAGTAAGTTGCAATCAAAGGGTATGTCCCCTAATGCTATCACCTATAATACCCTGATTGATGGACATTGCAAGGATGGTAATACAACTGAAGCCTTCAAGTTAAAACAAAAGATGATCGAGCAAGGTATTCAGCCTAATGTATTCACCTATTCTATACTGATCCATGGTCTCTGTACTCAAGGGTATATGGAAGAAGCAATCAAGCTTCTGGATCAAATGATTGAGAATAATGTGGATCCAAATTATGTTACATATTGGACACTGATTCAAGGTTATGTTCGGTGTGGTAATATGAAAGAGATTTCCAAGCTTTACAATGAGATGCATATCCGTGGACTTCTGCCTGCCAATG GTCACTGTCTCGAGAGGTTTTAA